The following nucleotide sequence is from Penicillium digitatum chromosome 5, complete sequence.
GTATCAAATCTTTTATACAGAGGCTATGTCACATGCGCGAGTGCAAACGAAGACGGATATGCCATAATAAACAGGAAGAAGACAGAACTCCTGGTAAGAAAAAAGTAAAGAACAACGAAGTGAGCTCTGGAGATCAAGCGGGACCGTGCCAGCATCAAGCACACCTATCAAAGCCCAAGAGAAACATCTCCCGGGCAGACCCCTTAGATCCCCCCAGGCCGAGGATTCCGAAACAGAACCCCCACAAAAGAGAGCTATCACTTCCCACATCTAATCCCTCGACTCAGTCTCCTTCTTAGCGAGCTTATCATTCTGCTTCTTAGCAAGGCTGAGCTTGGAAATCGCCCGTTCCAAGACCTCAACACCGTCCTTCCGGAACTGTGTAACCTTCTTGACATTCAATCTCGTGAGCGAGTGCACGAGGTCCCGGCCCTGCTCGCGCTCACGCGCCACTGTGCGTGCCGTCATGGCGAAACGAATGTCCTTCGGCCCATCGACCAGCTCGAGGATAGCAGTGGGAGCCTTAGCCTGGGGTTTGGGCTCTCGAATTGCGTTCTTGTCGCCCTTCTTGGCGGAGAAGTACTCGTTCTTTTCGCGGGGTTCTATGCGCAGGACTCGTGTATAGCCACCTGGGCGGTCTGCGTAGCGCTCGCGGAGGGGACCGAAGAGTTTGGGGAGCATTTCGTGCGGTGTCTGGAGGAATGTTAGTGTTGTTATTGGGttgttggttttttttttctttgaaggATGATAGATTTGAAATTGCAGAGATTAATCACGGAATTGAGAACCATTGTTTCTCGTGACTAAACTGACTCCCATGCTGATTTGAATTGGGTTGGGCTTGTTCCCCGGGATTGAACATACGTAGAAAATCTCCAATGCCCGTCGCCGGCTTGCTTCGGTGTTTTTCTTGCCCAGAGTAATCAACTTCTCAGCCAGGCGCTGAGCCTCTTTGGCTTTAGGCCATGTAGTGGTGATTGACTCGTGCTTGAAGAGGGAGGTCACCAGGTTTCGGAGCAGGGCTTGTCGATGCGCGGAGTCGCGGCTCAAGTGGCGGTATCTGCTTCCACCGCCAGCCATGATGAGGGTGATTAAGCGAGGGTAGAAGAGGTAAAAATTGAGCGAGTTATTTAAAGTAGAGTGGGAATCGCGAGGATAATGGCCAAACCAAGGTGTTACAGTAAATGAagatgagagagagaggatgTTCGGCCCAGAAGAATTGTCCCGGCCAATCGGAGGGCTTCCACCGCCTGTCCGACTTCAGTTTTCCGCGTTCACTCTGCTTGTTCGAGAACACCGAGCTTTTCGAATACATTTCAGCTCAGCTTTTTAATTTTGGGGAAAGAAAATCTCTATAACCACGAAAAATTCCTGCGATCTGTTGCCATTCCCATCAAACACCCACAAACAAATAGGCAATTCGGCGACACCAAACACCACATCAAATATGGGCTTCTTCACGGGCTTTGTACGATTAACTCTCAAAATTTTACCAGGAAAACATGACTAACTCCGGTTCGCAATCGAACAGTTCAGCGGCTTTGCCTTCACCTCATCCGTTCTCTACATTACCGTCCAAGTTCATCGCTCAACACGCGTATCACAGCGCAAAGCCATCCACGCGCAAGTCGAGCAAATAGACTGGTTGACCTCATCCGCTGGCGCCTATGATCGGCGCTTCCTACCAGAAGAAGTGCCAAGGTGGCGACGTGAAGAATTGGAAGCGCATAATCAACCCGAGCCGACAATGAAGGAGACACTCAAGCACAAGTGGAACAAGGAAGTGGAGGTCTTGACGAGAAAGGCCCATGAGACGACATGGGAGGACGTGAGAGATGCTGCTGCGGATAGCTGGAAGGCTGCTGCACGATTAGTGAAACGGGAATGAAGGATTATCTCTGGGACTAGAGCAAAGGCCTTGGCTTGAAGGAATACTTCGATGCATTGTAAAGTCTGCTTGGTTGGGTTTGGTTTTGAGCACTGGAGTTTGGATACCCTTGGTTTGGTTAAGTCATAATTTACATGCCTCATTATTATTTTCCCGAGGGATGATGTAAATGCGCCCAGCGCAGTCCCAAATGGGATAGAGATATCAATGCGGTGCGGCAAGACTCGGTGATAACCCGATCAACCCTGAGACTTTCGCACTGGCCGGCtgaaaaacaaacaaaatgAGGGAAATGAAGCAAAGGTGGGGCTGCGGCTAAATCAACTGGAAGACTCAGGAGTTCAAGTCGTGTGAGTTGACGATGACGGCGCAGTTGTCGTGACACTCTCTGAATCACTCCAAATATCCTTACTTTCCCGCTCGACAGCGCGCATAGCCTGAGCCACTTCCTCCAGTTTAGCAACGACATCCAAAACGCCCTGGTTGACCCGATCAAAGTACCGGTCATTAGCCTCGCGGCGCTTTCGCGCAAGATGAATGTCTTTTTCGGTCTCGTCATCCAACGTGCGATGCGATGCCGAGCCGCGACCTGCGCTAGTTTCCGTTGCTGTGTCATATTGAGTCTTCGATTCTTCAACACCTTGCCGCGCCGAGCTGGCTTTTCCGCTGGCTTCATCGGCACCGCTGTGGCCAGGGTTCACAACTTCATCATCTGCCTCACTACGAGCCCAGGCTTGTGCGAGCTTCAACTGTTTCAAGCGTAGATCTTCCAATGCTTCAGAGTGTTTTGCGCCGAAGACATTCTCGCTTGTCACAGCGCTAAGTTCCACTTCTGATAGGGCGCTCTGCATCTCCTGCCAGATGGCATCGGACCCATCTACATCATTTTTGGACGTACGACGTGATTCAAAGGGTGATAAAAAGCTCGCCTTCTCGAGACTTTCGCCCTCGGCTCCACGAGGTGACCGGTTCCGATGCAGGGGTGGAAGTTGGCTGCCGGGAGCAGTTGCCAACGTTGAGGCTGCGGGCGGTACGGGTAACGAGATATTAGAGCCATTGTGTGATGGTGGACCTTGGAAAAGAGCTGGGGGAGGCAGGCGCTGAGAATTTGGATTGGTGGGGTTTCTTGACAAAGCCATCTTCAAACAATTGTTCAAGTGAACAGCAGCTATCGAATGGAGCTGGTGATGCAGCTGATGATCTTATCGTTATCAGCATATGACATAAGCAGAGGTGGGGGCTACGACTGTCCCGTGACTCGCTTAGGGCTAAGCGCACAAAGTCACCTGAGGTGCATCCAAAGCGTGTGGTAAGGGAAATCCGGAACTCTTCGACTTTTCGACAATCGACCCTCAGCCCCTTTGGCCGACAACACCCCTCCCAGTCGGTACGTATTCGATATCCTACTATTTCTCCTGCATTGTTTGTGCTTTTCGGAAATATTTCGTTCGTGTCACTGCGAGATTCGTCAACGATCGCATCCGTCACGCACAAAAAATCGTCCTTCTCCAAACATCGAACACGCCTCGAAAATATCTACAACCAGCAAAACCACCGTTGCACTCGACACGAGgctaactttttttttctcgatcAGTTGACCGTCGAACACATAATCCGCCAACATGGGTAAAGGACAACCCCGTGGTTTGAACGCCGCCCGCAAGCTCCAGGCGCACCGCAAGGATCAGCGCTGGGCTGACGACCACTTCAAGAAGCGTCTTCTTGGAACCGCCTACAAGTCCTCCCCCTTCGGAGGTGCTTCCCACGCCAAGGGTATCGTTCTCGAGAAGGTCGGTGTTGAGGCCAAGCAGCCCAACTCCGCTATCCGCAAGTGTGTCAAGGTTCAGCTCATCAAGAACGGCAAGAAGGTCGCTGCTTTCGGTGGGTAACCTAGCTCCTTAAATTACTCAGGATGTGTTGGAAAGGTCTATACGGGTTGGAGTCGCGACAAGATGGAAACCGCCAACACAACTTTCACAAATACCTGCTAACTAGCATGCTCTTACAGTCCCCAATGACGGTTGCTTGAACTTCATCGATGAGAACGACGAGGTCCTGCTCGCCGGTTTCGGTCGCAAGGGTAAGGCCAAGGGTGATATTCCCGGTGTCCGTTTCAAGGTCGTCAAGGTCTCCGGTGTCGGTCTCGCCGCTCTgtggaaggagaagaaggagaagccCCGCTCTTAAACAACTCGACTCGTTCTGTTCGAAATCAAAAATGCAGCGACCGGGAGCCTTGGAGTGTGGGAACGGTGCCGGACAGAAAGCCCGCCTCATCAGCGCCTTGATTTCATGAGATATTTTCTTTTTGGGGATTCCCCGGCGGGCTTTCGTCCGGAATGTGGTGGATCCGCTTATTTGCGAATTAAACACGATTGATACAACCTCCAAAAGATTATGGCGCCATGACTTTCTATCTGTTTTCCCGGGTTATTGACCTTGCCGTATGCTGCTACTTGGTTTCTTGATCCTTGCTAGAGTCGTCTGGTGTGGACGCAAAGTAAATCGTAGGGTATGATGTTGGTGCGTG
It contains:
- a CDS encoding mitochondrial 54S ribosomal protein bL17m codes for the protein MAGGGSRYRHLSRDSAHRQALLRNLVTSLFKHESITTTWPKAKEAQRLAEKLITLGKKNTEASRRRALEIFYTPHEMLPKLFGPLRERYADRPGGYTRVLRIEPREKNEYFSAKKGDKNAIREPKPQAKAPTAILELVDGPKDIRFAMTARTVAREREQGRDLVHSLTRLNVKKVTQFRKDGVEVLERAISKLSLAKKQNDKLAKKETESRD
- a CDS encoding 40S ribosomal protein uS12; translation: MGKGQPRGLNAARKLQAHRKDQRWADDHFKKRLLGTAYKSSPFGGASHAKGIVLEKVGVEAKQPNSAIRKCVKVQLIKNGKKVAAFVPNDGCLNFIDENDEVLLAGFGRKGKAKGDIPGVRFKVVKVSGVGLAALWKEKKEKPRS
- a CDS encoding DNA polymerase epsilon subunit B, translated to MGFFTGFFSGFAFTSSVLYITVQVHRSTRVSQRKAIHAQVEQIDWLTSSAGAYDRRFLPEEVPRWRREELEAHNQPEPTMKETLKHKWNKEVEVLTRKAHETTWEDVRDAAADSWKAAARLVKRE
- a CDS encoding cwf18 pre-mRNA splicing factor family protein gives rise to the protein MALSRNPTNPNSQRLPPPALFQGPPSHNGSNISLPVPPAASTLATAPGSQLPPLHRNRSPRGAEGESLEKASFLSPFESRRTSKNDVDGSDAIWQEMQSALSEVELSAVTSENVFGAKHSEALEDLRLKQLKLAQAWARSEADDEVVNPGHSGADEASGKASSARQGVEESKTQYDTATETSAGRGSASHRTLDDETEKDIHLARKRREANDRYFDRVNQGVLDVVAKLEEVAQAMRAVERESKDIWSDSESVTTTAPSSSTHTT